The following proteins are co-located in the Pomacea canaliculata isolate SZHN2017 linkage group LG10, ASM307304v1, whole genome shotgun sequence genome:
- the LOC112573974 gene encoding plasminogen activator inhibitor 1 RNA-binding protein-like isoform X2 encodes MDLQYGIAVTNKYALFIDDEEDPLEILRQKEEEAKNQKKDGGDKKTKSKQSKKTAVVTESKVKAEPPPPKKEDKPNQPRQNDRGSARGGRGGRELRENDGSRPPRRQGPRENKELKGDDENVPPESRERTEGGIRRERREGGFERKDAGFERREGGFEREGFERGRGRGGRGRGRGRGGPRPEGGRGGFGGTGERRREFDRHSGTDKTEQTQSQTPAEESTEWANAPAENTEAPTLNESGEGDVPKEDENKEMTLDEWKALQEQHRMKSSFNLRKAGEGVDNAQWKKGIAYQKKQEAGEDDESDEEEEDEDRHGHRKQLLTDIRITFSDTPRRGGRGGRRGGRAPGGRGGRGAGRGGFGGSDRSPRNLKEAAPRMDDETDFPRLVKSEA; translated from the exons ATGGACCTCCAATACGGCATAGCAGTTACCAACAAATATGCTCTCTTCATCGATGACGAGGAGGACCCTCTTGAAATTCTGAGACAGAAGGAAGAGGAGGCCAAAAACCAGAAAAAGGATGGTGGTGATAAGAAGACCAAATCCAAACAGTCGAAGAAAACGGCTGTTGTGACAGAAAGCAAGGTCAAAGCTGAACCACCTCCACCAAAGAAAGAAG aTAAGCCGAACCAGCCCAGACAAAACGATCGTGGAAGTGCCCGAGGAGGTCGCGGAGGCCGAGAACTGAGGGAAAACGATGGCAGCAGGCCCCCTCGGCGGCAGGGTCCACGTGAAAATAAGGAACTTAAAGGCGATGATGAAAATGTTCCACCAGAATCAAG GGAACGAACCGAAGGAGGAATTAGACGAGAACGCAGAGAGGGTGGTTTTGAGCGTAAAGACGCTGGTTTTGAGCGTCGAGAAGGTGGCTTTGAACGAGAAGGATTCGAACGTGGTCGTGGACGTGGAGGACGCGGCAGAGGCAGGGGTCGTGGTGGGCCTCGTCCAGAAGGTGGTCGGGGTGGCTTTGGTGGAACTGGAGAGCGTCGACGTGAATTTGATCGTCATAGTGGGACGGACAAAAC GGAGCAAACTCAGAGTCAGACTCCAGCTGAGGAGTCTACTGAGTGGGCTAACGCTCCTGCTGAAAATACTGAGGCACCCACACTGAA TGAAAGTGGTGAAGGTGACGTGCCAAAGGAGGACGAAAACAAGGAGATGACTTTAGATGAGTGGAAGGCGCTGCAAGAGCAGCATCGCATGAAGTCGAGCTTTAACCTCCGCAAGGCTGGCGAAGGAGTTGACAACGCTCAGTGGAAGAAGGGTATTGCTTACCAGAAAAAGCAGGAAGCAGGTGAAGATGATGAAAGCGACGAGGAAGAAGAG GACGAAGATCGCCACGGACATCGCAAGCAGCTTTTGACAGACATCCGTATCACGTTTTCCGATACCCCACGACGCGGTGGACGTGGTGGTCGGCGAGGTGGCAGAGCTCCTGGTGGAAGAGGAGGTCGTGGAGCAGGCCGTGGTGGATTTGGGGGCAGTGACCGGTCTCCAAGAAACTTGAAGGAAGCAGCTCCTCGCATGGATGATGAAACTGATTTCCCTCGTCTGGTGAAATCTGAAGCTTAA
- the LOC112573974 gene encoding plasminogen activator inhibitor 1 RNA-binding protein-like isoform X1: MDLQYGIAVTNKYALFIDDEEDPLEILRQKEEEAKNQKKDGGDKKTKSKQSKKTAVVTESKVKAEPPPPKKEDKPNQPRQNDRGSARGGRGGRELRENDGSRPPRRQGPRENKELKGDDENVPPESRERTEGGIRRERREGGFERKDAGFERREGGFEREGFERGRGRGGRGRGRGRGGPRPEGGRGGFGGTGERRREFDRHSGTDKTGVKPVDKREGSGAHNWGTYKDDVEEQTQSQTPAEESTEWANAPAENTEAPTLNESGEGDVPKEDENKEMTLDEWKALQEQHRMKSSFNLRKAGEGVDNAQWKKGIAYQKKQEAGEDDESDEEEEDEDRHGHRKQLLTDIRITFSDTPRRGGRGGRRGGRAPGGRGGRGAGRGGFGGSDRSPRNLKEAAPRMDDETDFPRLVKSEA; encoded by the exons ATGGACCTCCAATACGGCATAGCAGTTACCAACAAATATGCTCTCTTCATCGATGACGAGGAGGACCCTCTTGAAATTCTGAGACAGAAGGAAGAGGAGGCCAAAAACCAGAAAAAGGATGGTGGTGATAAGAAGACCAAATCCAAACAGTCGAAGAAAACGGCTGTTGTGACAGAAAGCAAGGTCAAAGCTGAACCACCTCCACCAAAGAAAGAAG aTAAGCCGAACCAGCCCAGACAAAACGATCGTGGAAGTGCCCGAGGAGGTCGCGGAGGCCGAGAACTGAGGGAAAACGATGGCAGCAGGCCCCCTCGGCGGCAGGGTCCACGTGAAAATAAGGAACTTAAAGGCGATGATGAAAATGTTCCACCAGAATCAAG GGAACGAACCGAAGGAGGAATTAGACGAGAACGCAGAGAGGGTGGTTTTGAGCGTAAAGACGCTGGTTTTGAGCGTCGAGAAGGTGGCTTTGAACGAGAAGGATTCGAACGTGGTCGTGGACGTGGAGGACGCGGCAGAGGCAGGGGTCGTGGTGGGCCTCGTCCAGAAGGTGGTCGGGGTGGCTTTGGTGGAACTGGAGAGCGTCGACGTGAATTTGATCGTCATAGTGGGACGGACAAAAC TGGCGTGAAGCCTGTTGATAAGCGGGAAGGCAGTGGTGCTCATAACTGGGGTACATACAAAGATGATGTTGA GGAGCAAACTCAGAGTCAGACTCCAGCTGAGGAGTCTACTGAGTGGGCTAACGCTCCTGCTGAAAATACTGAGGCACCCACACTGAA TGAAAGTGGTGAAGGTGACGTGCCAAAGGAGGACGAAAACAAGGAGATGACTTTAGATGAGTGGAAGGCGCTGCAAGAGCAGCATCGCATGAAGTCGAGCTTTAACCTCCGCAAGGCTGGCGAAGGAGTTGACAACGCTCAGTGGAAGAAGGGTATTGCTTACCAGAAAAAGCAGGAAGCAGGTGAAGATGATGAAAGCGACGAGGAAGAAGAG GACGAAGATCGCCACGGACATCGCAAGCAGCTTTTGACAGACATCCGTATCACGTTTTCCGATACCCCACGACGCGGTGGACGTGGTGGTCGGCGAGGTGGCAGAGCTCCTGGTGGAAGAGGAGGTCGTGGAGCAGGCCGTGGTGGATTTGGGGGCAGTGACCGGTCTCCAAGAAACTTGAAGGAAGCAGCTCCTCGCATGGATGATGAAACTGATTTCCCTCGTCTGGTGAAATCTGAAGCTTAA
- the LOC112573979 gene encoding zinc finger protein 367-like isoform X1: protein MHPLDMVAAVRTFQLSVTSESEVEYGRTGLLGNRLGVKNNEKPISTRQHGTRQMDYTKRGRPRADVVSALILEGSATEGKIRCKICTRLFPREKSLQAHMRTHTGERPYACDFPGCRKAFCQSGQLKTHQRLHTGEKPFVCSVNGCKSRFTHANRHCSDHPYASLQRVETQVSMEPESFWENSDKSEVLTWLQKQAEQRQSKSPVKNTSHKLKRKHSAEEEEETSDEDSNSNPKNVHPDTIQTKLDMNKDQHDKWISALALIELATGCTMI, encoded by the exons ATGCACCCGCTGGATATGGTTGCGGCTGTGAGAACTTTTCAGTTGTCCGTTACTTCTGAGAGTGAAGTGGAGTATGGTAGGACTGGACTCCTGGGTAATCGACTCGgtgtgaaaaataatgaaaaaccGATCAGCACACGCCAGCACGGGACCAGACAAATGGATTACACGAAAAGGGGGCGGCCTCGTGCTGATGTTGTGTCGGCTTTGATATTGGAAGGATCTGCAACGGAGGGAAAAATTCGATGCAAAATCTGCACTAGGCTTTTCCCCAGAGAGAAGTCGCTGCAGGCGCATATGAGAACTCACACAG GTGAGAGACCATATGCCTGTGATTTTCCTGGTTGTCGAAAAGCCTTCTGTCAAAGTGGACAGCTGAAAACACACCAGCGCCTGCACACAGGAGAAAAGCCATTTGTCTGTTCTGTCAATG GCTGCAAAAGCCGTTTCACTCATGCCAATCGACATTGTAGTGACCATCCCTATGCCAGTCTACAGCGGGTGGAGACACAGGTCTCAATGGAGCCAGAGAGTTTCTGGGAAAACAGTGACAAATCTGAAGTTTTGACATGGCTACAGAA acaGGCGGAACAAAGACAAAGCAAATCACCAGTCAAAAACACATCCCACAAACTAAAGCGGAAACACAGCgctgaggaggaagaggaaacaTCCGACGAAGATTCAAATTCAAATCCAAAAAATGTTCACCCTGATACCATCCAAACAAAACTAGACATGAACAAGGATCAGCACGACAAGTGGATCAGTGCCCTTGCACTGATTGAACTTGCAACAGGCTGCACCATGATCTAG
- the LOC112573979 gene encoding zinc finger protein 367-like isoform X2, with the protein MQSGQGRYALIVHPSNSDRRAKRCERPYACDFPGCRKAFCQSGQLKTHQRLHTGEKPFVCSVNGCKSRFTHANRHCSDHPYASLQRVETQVSMEPESFWENSDKSEVLTWLQKQAEQRQSKSPVKNTSHKLKRKHSAEEEEETSDEDSNSNPKNVHPDTIQTKLDMNKDQHDKWISALALIELATGCTMI; encoded by the exons ATGCAGAGTGGCCAAGGAAGATATGCCTTAATTGTTCATCCTAGCAACTCAGATCGACGGGCGAAACGCT GTGAGAGACCATATGCCTGTGATTTTCCTGGTTGTCGAAAAGCCTTCTGTCAAAGTGGACAGCTGAAAACACACCAGCGCCTGCACACAGGAGAAAAGCCATTTGTCTGTTCTGTCAATG GCTGCAAAAGCCGTTTCACTCATGCCAATCGACATTGTAGTGACCATCCCTATGCCAGTCTACAGCGGGTGGAGACACAGGTCTCAATGGAGCCAGAGAGTTTCTGGGAAAACAGTGACAAATCTGAAGTTTTGACATGGCTACAGAA acaGGCGGAACAAAGACAAAGCAAATCACCAGTCAAAAACACATCCCACAAACTAAAGCGGAAACACAGCgctgaggaggaagaggaaacaTCCGACGAAGATTCAAATTCAAATCCAAAAAATGTTCACCCTGATACCATCCAAACAAAACTAGACATGAACAAGGATCAGCACGACAAGTGGATCAGTGCCCTTGCACTGATTGAACTTGCAACAGGCTGCACCATGATCTAG